One Alnus glutinosa chromosome 3, dhAlnGlut1.1, whole genome shotgun sequence genomic region harbors:
- the LOC133863419 gene encoding uncharacterized protein LOC133863419 has protein sequence MEAPMKYICLLMLFVTLGIAVIDGAGECGISSPDMEATKLVPCAAAAQYQKAGVSDRCCSQVKKISQNPRCLCAAMLSDTARDAGAKPEVAATIPKRCNIANRPVGYKCGGNPPSSFISFNLRLQVRFDKSYILPFFDNNKYQYIIIPTI, from the exons ATGGAAGCTCCAATGAAGTACATCTGCCTTCTAATGCTTTTCGTTACTCTAGGCATTGCTGTGATTGATGGGGCTGGTGAATGTGGGATATCTTCTCCTGACATGGAGGCTACGAAGCTGGTTCCCTGCGCAGCAGCGGCACAGTATCAGAAAGCTGGAGTTTCTGACAGGTGTTGCAGTCAGGTGAAAAAGATTTCCCAGAACCCAAGATGCCTTTGTGCTGCTATGCTTTCTGATACAGCTAGAGACGCCGGAGCTAAGCCAGAGGTTGCAGCGACCATTCCCAAACGCTGCAATATTGCTAATCGTCCAGTGGGATACAAGTGTGGAG GTAACCCGCCTTCttcctttatttcttttaatttaagaTTGCAAGTACGATTTGACAAAAGCTATATATTACCAttttttgataataataaatatcaatatattataATCCCaactatttaa